A window of Hyla sarda isolate aHylSar1 unplaced genomic scaffold, aHylSar1.hap1 scaffold_1408, whole genome shotgun sequence genomic DNA:
ATCCCCTCTGTATGAAATTCTTGGCCATTTTGTCGAGTGCAGGTTCTACCCTTTCGTCAAGGCTAACTATCCGTCGTGCTCTGAGCATCTGGCTTTTGGGTAGGGATCTAACCATGGGGCGAGGATGGTGACTGTTATAGCGTAGCATGGAGTTGCTATCAGTGGGCTTGGTGTAAAGGTCAGTATGTAGTTTACCATTTTGTGAGATGACTAATGTGTCTAAGAACTGGACTGATTCTGTAGAATGAGTAAGAGTGAATTTTATGTGGTCATTTATGTTGTTGAGGAATGTCAGAAATTCGTGTAGTTGAATGGCCGTGCCTGTCCAGACGAGGaagatatcatctatgtatcgccaccatgCCAGTACGTGACTGGcatggtgggatacatagacagACCCCTCCTCGATCTCTGTCATGACCAAATTGGCGTAGCTGGGCGCCACGTTGGTCCCCATAGCAGTCCCAGCTGTTTGTAGGTAAAATTTGTCATTGAATAGAAAGTAATTGCATTGTAGGACTAGTTCAAGAAGTTGGATAATGAATGAAGTTTGCACAGGAGAAAAATCTGTAGAGATCGTTCTGCGAATGGTCTGAATGCCTAGCTCGTGTGGGATTGAGGTGTATAGACTGGTGACATCTAGGGATGCCAATATACTGTTCTTTGGAAGTGTGACTTGTTCGATTTTTTTGAGGAAGTCCGAGGTGTCTTGGATGTAGGATTTGGCCCTGTGTACATAAGGACGCAGTATTTGGTCCAAAAATACGGATATATGGCTCGTGAGTGAGTCTCTCCCGGAGACAATTGGTCTCCCGGGAGGGTTCACCAAATCTTTATGTACCTTGGGCAGGAAATATATCATGGGTGTTGAAGGACACAGGACAGTCAAAAAATTGAAGAGAGGGCGGTCAATGATCTCCATAGTCAGGGCATCTACCAAAACTATATTGATCTTTCTTTGTATGTCAAATTTAGGGTCTTTGTTCAGTAATGTATATGTAGAGGCATCCCCCAATTGTCTCATAGCCTCAGCAATGTATTTTGAGCGGTCCATGATCACAACCGATCCCCCTTTGTCAGCGGGTTTTATGATCAGGCTGTGATCATGGACCAAATCATTGATTGCTCTCAATTGTGTCTGTGAAATGTTGTGAGCTGCACTAACACTTCCAGAGGTGCGCAGTTTGTCAGTATCATTTTTAACAAGAGTACAAAATGTATCGATGGCAGGTACGTGTACCTGTGGAGAAAAATTGCTGGGCACACTAATGTCATAGTTACAGGCACGAAATTGTACATTATTAATATTGGTGTCAACATTAGACGAACTAGAATTGTTCATAAACCACATTTTAAGTTTCAATTTTCTGAAGAACTGAATAAAGTCCAATTCAAGCTGAAACCAATTAGTATGGTTAATAGGACAAAAGTTCAAGCCCCTAGCAAGTAATAAACATTGTGAATCAGATAAAGGGGTagaagatatatttaccactaTTTTTTTGGTGGTTTGGTCTTCAACTGTGTCGTCCTCACGCCCCGGCTTCTGGTTCTTGAGGGATCGTTTCCATTTATGACCTCCCCTTCTGGTGGGTCGCTGGTATGAGTCTGGCGTGCCCCTAAAAAATCCTGGGGGGCAGTAGGTGAACTGGATGCTGGTTCAGTAGGACGAGCGTTCTGGCGTGAGGTCCCCGGTTGGTCCTTCAAACGTCTTGTCCTCCTGGTGTTGGTGGACAAGTCGCCCCAATTGTATATGCGGCCATTTTGGTAGTCTTGCACATCACGGTACCATTTGTGACGTTTGATGTTTTCTTGTTCTGTTTTGAGTTTTGCCAAGAAGGAAGATTGTTTGGAACATAATTTAGTGTAATCATCGCTAGACAGTATTGTTTCCAAGGTAGATTCCAGTGTCTTTACTTTGTCACTTGTAGCAGCAATGTCTCTTTGAAGAAATTCAATGTTCAAAATAATCACGTCGGCAGCGTATTTGTTAGCTATATGTTCAAACTTGGTGTGGAAATCCTTGTCCCCTTTGTATGCGTTGTCCGGTGGGACCACCCGCATACCTCTGGGGatccgctgggacttgtagtactcaCTTAATGTAGAGAGGTGAAGTTTCAAAGATAATAGTCTCTTAGTCTCTGTTTCGTATTGCCTCTGGAGATCCAGGGCTGAGGGAGCATGTAGGAAAGAAGCGTCCTCATCCACAGCTCCAATGATCCTGCCGATCTCACTCTCAGTATAAGCAAATACCTGAGGCTCTGGAGAGGCATGTGAAGAAGTTGAATGTTCCATCCTTGTCCTTTGGAGAGGAGTCCAGATGGATATGGGGTGCAGGCTCCAAGACCCCTTCGATATATCCAGATAGCAAGGAGGAGCAGCACACCAGGAATGCAAAGGTGTAGtgggtgcaagcgggcccaatcgcagcccgggtcactggcagcagcagtgtagtatagtagaataaagtgtcccgcagcactccagtagtgaacaaaataggtttattacctcaaggtaagatacaacgtttcgaccgtcaccacggtctttttcaagcataagcaagtgacacactcctcccatatttatatggggtacaatatcaaaaggtgattgtgctcaataaagaaaaaacatgcaATACAATGGATACTGTGACAATTGTTAAGAAAAAGAACATAATGATACATGAAGAAAATGCATACTTTTGACAAGACAGTGTAATtagtgctgtacagtatatacaatctgaCATACATCGCATCATGTGTAAGTGACAATTAGTGTACAGGTGTGTGGACATTAAAAAGTAATCAGGGTAACATGC
This region includes:
- the LOC130306862 gene encoding uncharacterized protein LOC130306862, which translates into the protein MEHSTSSHASPEPQVFAYTESEIGRIIGAVDEDASFLHAPSALDLQRQYETETKRLLSLKLHLSTLSEYYKSQRIPRGMRVVPPDNAYKGDKDFHTKFEHIANKYAADVIILNIEFLQRDIAATSDKVKTLESTLETILSSDDYTKLCSKQSSFLAKLKTEQENIKRHKWYRDVQDYQNGRIYNWGDLSTNTRRTRRLKDQPGTSRQNARPTEPASSSPTAPQDFLGARQTHTSDPPEGEVINGNDPSRTRSRGVRTTQLKTKPPKK